In Aegilops tauschii subsp. strangulata cultivar AL8/78 chromosome 3, Aet v6.0, whole genome shotgun sequence, one genomic interval encodes:
- the LOC109753735 gene encoding putative calcium-binding protein CML19, which translates to MEVAKPGSSKCMSPMGSFKLSLLACGQCKATTVSPPDSPTGAGARSGRSLSSSASSSAGTSRGRERDRQAELREIFRHFDRDMDGRISGRELGEFFASMGDGGAKAALELDAASSGGGGDLMLGFEDFVRIVERKGGEEEEREDLRRAFEAFEAVKGSGRITPRGLQRVLSQLGDDPSVAECEAMIRAYDDDGDGELDFHDFHRMMSHD; encoded by the coding sequence ATGGAGGTCGCCAAGCCAGGGTCGTCCAAGTGCATGTCCCCGATGGGGAGCTTCAAGCTGAGCCTGCTCGCCTGCGGCCAGTGCAAGGCCACCACCGTGTCGCCCCCGGACTCCCCCACCGGCGCTGGCGCGAGGTCCGGGCGGTCGCTGTCGTCCTCGGCGTCGTCCTCCGCGGGGACGTCCCGCGGCCGCGAGCGCGACCGACAGGCGGAGCTGCGGGAGATCTTCCGCCACTTCGACCGCGACATGGACGGCCGGATCTCGGGCCGGGAGCTGGGCGAGTTCTTCGCGTCCATGGGCGACGGCGGCGCAAAAGCCGCGCTGGAGCTGGACGCGGCCAgctccggcggcggtggcgacCTCATGCTGGGGTTCGAGGACTTCGTCAGGATCGTGGAGCGCAagggcggggaggaggaggagcgcgaggACCTGCGCCGCGCGTTCGAGGCCTTCGAGGCCGTCAAGGGCTCCGGCCGGATCACGCCGCGCGGCCTGCAGCGCGTGCTCAGCCAGCTCGGCGACGACCCGTCCGTCGCCGAGTGCGAGGCCATGATACGCGCCtacgacgacgacggcgacggcgagcttGATTTCCACGATTTCCATCGCATGATGAGCCATGACTAG